The proteins below come from a single Bactrocera dorsalis isolate Fly_Bdor chromosome 5, ASM2337382v1, whole genome shotgun sequence genomic window:
- the LOC105233028 gene encoding protein ABHD18 isoform X2 — MGNTRKFTKFYWRRRNFIAKPLLKDANIGAIILENPFYGLRKPDHQVRSNLQNVSDIFVMGGCLILECLVLLHWCERNGLGPLGITGLSMGGHMASLAATNWPKPLVLVPCLSWSTAAPVFTTGVMSQSINWDMLETQYHSDGKYSERLSKMVTVVDDAFAAGQKFIKNFNQSLQALKNDINDNRHVSKQPSDSISNKYIEVHNNQNQLEINNSIFLKENLASHVNSNKSSLQLMNNKKSNNALQREDEKQQSALTKLMRFILPMAAQSDNKKIDITKTNWWEREALQFMRGMMDECTHLKNFSVPFDTSLIIAVCAKDDAYVPREGCASLEDIWPGVEVRYLDAGHVSAYVLHQKLFRKCIIEAFERSKQIYIMDAENIGEDLKPTLTYKELVNKYTNSI; from the exons TTTTACTGGCGAAGAAGAAATTTTATTGCCAAACCTTTACTTAAGGATGCCAATATTGGAGCTATAATATTAGAAAATCCTTTTTATGGACTAAGGAAACCAGATCATCAAGT GCGctcaaatttacaaaatgtttccgaTATATTCGTGATGGGAGGTTGCTTAATACTAGAATGTTTGGTACTGTTACATTGGTGCGAAAGGAACGGTCTTGGACCCCTAGGAATAACCGGGTTATCTATGGGAGGACAT ATGGCTTCTCTAGCAGCGACGAATTGGCCTAAGCCTCTTGTGCTTGTTCCATGTCTTTCGTGGTCTACTGCTGCACCTGTATTTACGACA GGAGTAATGAGTCAATCTATCAATTGGGACATGCTTGAAACTCAATACCATTCGGATGGTAAATACAGCGAACGATTATCAAAGATGGTTACAGTGGTAGATGATGCTTTTGCGGCTGGgcagaaatttattaaaaacttcaatCAATCTCTGCAAGCGCTTAAAAATGATATTAATGATAATAGACACGTTTCAAAGCAACCTTCTGATTCGATTAGCAATAAGTACATAGAAGTTCACAATAATCAAAATCAGTTAGAAATCAACAATTCGATTTTTCTCAAAGAAAACTTGGCGAGTCATgttaatagcaataaaagtaGTTTGCAATTGATGAATAATAAAAAGTCGAACAATGCATTGCAACGGGAAGATGAAAAGCAGCAATCAGCGTTAACAAAACTGATGAGATTCATATTACCTATGGCTGCACAAAGTGACAATAAGAAAATagatataacaaaaacaaattggtGGGAACGCGAGGCTTTACAATTCATGCGTGGCATGATGGACGAATGTAcgcatttgaaaaatttttcggtGCCATTCGACACATCCTTAATAATAGCTGTTTGCGCTAAAGATGATGCCTATGTGCCACGTGAAGGTTGCGCTAGTCTTGAGGATATATGGCCGGGGGTTGAAGTGCGATATCTCGATGCAGGTCACGTGAGCGCCTACGTTTTGCATCAGAAACTATTCag AAAATGTATAATAGAAGCGTTCGAGAGGTCAAAGCAAATTTACATAATGGACGCCGAAAACATTGGTGAAGATTTGAAGCCAACATTAACTTATAAAGAGcttgttaataaatatacaaattctatataa